In Candidatus Palauibacter soopunensis, the genomic stretch ATGGGTGGCTGGACGGCGCACGTCATGGAGCAGCACGCGGACAACCGGCTCATTCGGCCGCGTGCGGAGTATGTGGGTGAGATGGACCTGCGCTGGGTGCCGATGGACGAGCGCTGAACCGAAGTCGCGGAAGGGGCTGGGGCCCGCCGCGTCCGGCGCCGGCCATCACGCCAACGGAAGCGGGCCGCAGGCCTCCAGGGGGCTGCCGAGCCCGCTTCTTTCGTTGAGACCAGGGTCGAGACAAGGAAGGTGTCGGTGGAGATACGTTCGGGGATACCTGTCGAACGGGAACTGGATGCTCTCGTGGTCCCGTGGTTCGACGACGCGGACGCCACGGGTGAGTGGTGGGAAGGCCCGGCGACGGTGTGGCTGGAGGGCCATGGGCGCTCCGGGGAGGTGTCGGGATGGGCGCGGCTCGGGGCTGTGGACGCCCCGGACGTCTTCATCGTTCGGATCGACGCCGGAGCGAGGCCGATGGCCGAATCGTGCCGGCGGGCGGCGGGCGCCGGGGTCAGGGCGGCTCGCGCGCGCGGCCTCGGTTCCGTCGGGTTCCGCGTGCCGGAGACGGCGGACGGCGCGGCGTGGCAGGCGTCCGCCGAGGGGCTCGCGCTCGGGGACTGGCGTTACGACGGGCTCCGCGACGCGGAGGGCCGCACCGCCGCGCCGGAAGAGCGGGTCCTCATCGCGGGGGGCAAGGCCGGCCCTGAGGCCGAAGCCGCGGTGCGGCGGGGCTGCGTGCTCGCCGAGGCGCAGAACGCGACGCGCGAACTCGTGACGCTGCCGGGCAACGTGGCGACGCCGCGCTACCTCGCCGCGGAGGCGGAGCGTCTGGCGGGCGAACATGGCTTCCGGGTTGAGGTGCGCGACCGTAAGCGGCTGGAGGAGGAAGGGTTCGGGGGCCTCCTCACCGTGGCCCGCGGGTCCGTCGAGGAGCCGCGCTTCATCGAGATGGAGCACGAGGGGTCGGGCGGCGATCCCGTCGTCGTCGTCGGCAAGGGCGTGACCTTCGATGCGGGAGGGATCTCGCTCAAACCCGCCTCGGGCATGGAGGACATGAAGTACGACATGGCGGGCGCCGCCGCCGTGTTCGGGATCATGATCGCGGCCGCGCGCCTCGAGATCCCGCAGCGCGTGGTCGGCCTCGTGCCCGCGACGGAGAATCTCCCGGCGGGGGACGCCGTGAAGCCGGGGGACGTGATCCGCGGACTGTCGGGCAAGTCGATCGAGGTCATCAACACGGACGCGGAGGGCCGCCTCATCCTGTCGGACGCGCTGACCTACGCGCAGCGGCTGGATCCGGTGGCGATCGTCGACATGGCCACGCTGACCGGAGCCTGCGTCATCGCGCTCGGCCATCACGCCGTAGCGGTGCTCGCGAACGACCGCGGGATCGCGGGCGAACTGTCGGAGGCCGGCGAAGCGACGGGGGAGCGGACGTGGCCCTTGCCGCTGTGGAAGGCGTACCGGGCGCAGCTCGACTCGGATATCGCGGACATCAAGAACATCGGCGGCCGGGGCGCGGGCACGATCACCGCGGGCTGGTTCCTGCGCGAGTTCGTATCGGACGACGTGCCCTGGGCCCACCTCGACATCGCGGGCACGGCGTGGGCGAAGGAGGCGCGCGGCTGGCAGCCGAAGGGCGCCACCGGGGTCGGCGTCCGGCTCGTCCATGAATGGCTGCGCGTCCGCGAGCGAGGGTGACGAAGATCTCCGTCCGCGGCGCAGGGATTCGCCACGGGCTGCTCGGCGCGCTGCTGCTCACCGTCGGGGGCGTCTCCGCGGCGCATGCCCAGGACCCGCCCGTCCCGGACAGCCTGCCGCCGATTTCGGACAGCCTGGAGGTCGTGCCCGATTCCGTCCTCGCCGCGTTCGCCGACAGCGTGCGGCAGCGGGCGCAGAGCTTTCCGGCGCGGCTGACGGGCCTGCGCGGCCCGACGCACGAGATCTTCGATTGCGACCGGGAGTGCGTGCACGCGTCGCCCTCGTTCACTCTCCTCGAACTCCTCCTCGAGCACGTGCCGGGAATCACGGGTGTTCGCGGCGAGTTCTATCAGGGGCCGCACCACGTCTTCGACGGCGGCTTCGGGCCGGGCTTCGCGACCCTCTACATCGACGGCCGCGAAGTCCTGTCCCTCTCCCGCGCGCAGGCGGACCTCCGGCGCGTGTCGTTGAACTACGTCGACCGGGTACGGGTGTATCGCGGCGCGGACGGCCTCGTCATCGATGTGGACCTCATCCGCCACGACGGGGTCCAGGCCTACTCGCGCGTGAGCGGATTGACCGGAGACCCGCGCTCCGAGATCCTCGACGCCGTCTTCGCCAACTCGCTGGGGGGCGCGTCCAACGTGGAAGCCTCCTTCGAGCGGTACGATGTCCAGGACCGGCAGAACAACCAGGACCGATTCGCCGTACAGGGCCGCTTCTCGTGGATGCCGCGCTCGAACGATTTCGGGGTTCAGTTCGAGTATCGTTCCGAGAACATCGAACGCACCGGACTCGATACACTGCAGTTCTCGCGCCGGGAATTCGTGGCCCGGACCCGGGCGAACCTCGGGCCGCGGGCCCAGGTCGAAGCCTACGGGCAGGCCACGAGTTTCACGGATGTCGTCGAAAACCTCCCGGACAGCATTTCGCCGCCGCAGCGGGGCGCGGATGGCGTCGGCCTGCGCTTCTCGGCGCGACCCGGGTCGGGAGGCGTCTCGATGGGCCTGCGTTTCGCCGGGCGCGACGTCTACGCATCGCGCATCGCGGATCTCTCCGCTTGGCAACCCATCGGTCCCTTCACGCTCGAGGGAGGGGCGGAACTCGCGAGTTGGAACGAGTTTCCGACGGAGTCGTGGCGGGCGGGGGCGGCGTTCCGGGATACGCTCCTGTTTCCGATCGAACTGAGGGCGTTCACTGCGGAGGGAACCCGGGGCTTCGGCTTCCCGCAGCACCCCATGCTCGACACTCTCGGGACATCGGAGTTCGTGCTCGCGGACACCGTGCGGTTCGACTCCCGCGGCGCTTCGGCGGCCCTGGCGATCGGGCCGTTCAACCTCGCCGGCCGCTACTCGGAGCAGTGGATGGATCGGCAGGTCGGCTTCGGCGCCCCCTTCGACCGGCTCGTTGTGGCGGACTCCGGGGAGGTGGACATCACGTCGCTGGAAGTGCGCTTCGACGGGCCGGTCGTACCCCTCGGCGTACTGCTTCGGAACGTGTCGCCGATCCGCCTGCGCGCTTCGTGGCGAAAGTTCGATTCCCGCGGCGCGGAGACGCTCTTTCTCCCCGACCGTCTGTTCCGCACGGAGCTATACCTGTCCGACACCTTCTTCGATGAGAGCCTCCGGATCTGGGTGTCCGTGTTCATCGATCGACGCGGGGCGCGGCTGGT encodes the following:
- a CDS encoding TonB-dependent receptor plug domain-containing protein, whose translation is MTKISVRGAGIRHGLLGALLLTVGGVSAAHAQDPPVPDSLPPISDSLEVVPDSVLAAFADSVRQRAQSFPARLTGLRGPTHEIFDCDRECVHASPSFTLLELLLEHVPGITGVRGEFYQGPHHVFDGGFGPGFATLYIDGREVLSLSRAQADLRRVSLNYVDRVRVYRGADGLVIDVDLIRHDGVQAYSRVSGLTGDPRSEILDAVFANSLGGASNVEASFERYDVQDRQNNQDRFAVQGRFSWMPRSNDFGVQFEYRSENIERTGLDTLQFSRREFVARTRANLGPRAQVEAYGQATSFTDVVENLPDSISPPQRGADGVGLRFSARPGSGGVSMGLRFAGRDVYASRIADLSAWQPIGPFTLEGGAELASWNEFPTESWRAGAAFRDTLLFPIELRAFTAEGTRGFGFPQHPMLDTLGTSEFVLADTVRFDSRGASAALAIGPFNLAGRYSEQWMDRQVGFGAPFDRLVVADSGEVDITSLEVRFDGPVVPLGVLLRNVSPIRLRASWRKFDSRGAETLFLPDRLFRTELYLSDTFFDESLRIWVSVFIDRRGARLVPVPGSPDPVMLDADSWMGGHLMFKIADFRFFWRFGNLGADQIGDFQGARFPRQLNVFGLRWEFFN
- a CDS encoding leucyl aminopeptidase, coding for MEIRSGIPVERELDALVVPWFDDADATGEWWEGPATVWLEGHGRSGEVSGWARLGAVDAPDVFIVRIDAGARPMAESCRRAAGAGVRAARARGLGSVGFRVPETADGAAWQASAEGLALGDWRYDGLRDAEGRTAAPEERVLIAGGKAGPEAEAAVRRGCVLAEAQNATRELVTLPGNVATPRYLAAEAERLAGEHGFRVEVRDRKRLEEEGFGGLLTVARGSVEEPRFIEMEHEGSGGDPVVVVGKGVTFDAGGISLKPASGMEDMKYDMAGAAAVFGIMIAAARLEIPQRVVGLVPATENLPAGDAVKPGDVIRGLSGKSIEVINTDAEGRLILSDALTYAQRLDPVAIVDMATLTGACVIALGHHAVAVLANDRGIAGELSEAGEATGERTWPLPLWKAYRAQLDSDIADIKNIGGRGAGTITAGWFLREFVSDDVPWAHLDIAGTAWAKEARGWQPKGATGVGVRLVHEWLRVRERG